In one Parambassis ranga chromosome 6, fParRan2.1, whole genome shotgun sequence genomic region, the following are encoded:
- the LOC114437430 gene encoding uncharacterized protein LOC114437430 yields MNTCSPAGPACAAQMSSKCHLRPHRQEPRQRPLSTLSLSPVTPHVHQRHGSFGASSGIAVKKNKKEPEPPHRGVSLLRPHTSSHPSSKRYSCPAIGILNSPRSSSSSSSSSSCSSSSPVQTSVITGPDPLGWKLHPISMHNPSQSRAKRLSLQIPLPVIPALSTPELSPKTKPPLKPKPFRRHHSDSSAALTLEELCNLRLRPIKLSDEMDDVFSEGTPQEEEKEKRVKKIPPPVPEKTIMARQIAQLIAHSHQRTKSKRDENIYSTVMKPKHAHSSTCATTTASLNVDISCDRQRSTPHFPG; encoded by the exons ATGAATACATGCAGCCCTGCTGGCCCAGCCTGTGCTGCTCAGATGAGTAGTAAGTGTCACCTCAGACCACATCGCCAGGAGCCCAGGCAGCGCCCTCTGTCCACgctttccctctctcctgtgACCCCTCACGTTCATCAGCGGCACGGGTCATTCGGGGCCTCCTCTGGCATCgctgtgaagaagaacaagaaggagCCGGAGCCTCCTCATCGTGGTGTATCCCTCCTTCGCCCACACACTTCATCACATCCTTCATCCAAACGCTACTCCTGCCCCGCCATCGGGATCCTTAACTCACCGaggtcttcctcctcctcctcttcctcttcctcctgctcctcatcttCTCCTGTTCAGACATCTGTCATCACAGGCCCCGACCCTCTAGGTTGGAAGCTGCATCCTATTTCGATGCACAACCCCTCCCAAAGTCGTGCCAAGAGGTTGTCTCTGCAGATTCCCCTGCCCGTCATCCCTGCTCTCAGCACCCCCGAGCTTTCCCCTAAAACCAAACCTCCCCTCAAACCCAAACCTTTCCGCCGTCACCATTCTGACTCCTCAGCCGCGCTGACACTGGAGGAGCTCTGCAATTTGCGCCTCCGTCCGATAAAGCTTTCAGATGAAATGGATGACGTCTTCAGCGAGGGGActccacaggaggaggagaaggagaagagggtGAAGAAAATACCACCACCTGTTCCAGAAAAAACCATCATGGCGAGACAGATCGCCCAGCTGATCGCTCACTCACACCAACGAACTAAATCCAAGAGAGACGAAAATATATACAGCACTGTGATGAAGCctaaacatgcacacagcagcacatgtgcTACAACAACTG cCAGCCTGAATGTTGACATCAGCTGCGACAGGCAGAGGTCCACCCCACACTTCCCTGGATGA